In Lacrimispora indolis DSM 755, a genomic segment contains:
- a CDS encoding TrmH family RNA methyltransferase: protein MITSSANARVKHVMNLSKKAKARKTSGLFVAEGLRMFKEIPADRIDSLFVSEGFLRDEAHKKLLSGMKYEVVSEDVFKIMSDTQTPQGILALVRQYDYRAEDLLAAPGPAFLMVLENIQDPGNLGTILRAGEGAGVTGVLMSDATADIYNPKVIRSTMGSIFRVPFAYTEDLPASLKALKAGGIRLYAAHLNGRNNYEKEDYTVDTGFLVGNEANGLTEGTAVLADAYVKIPMKGKVESLNAAVAASVLMFEAARQRRI from the coding sequence ATGATAACCAGCAGCGCCAATGCAAGGGTAAAGCATGTAATGAACTTATCAAAGAAGGCCAAAGCCAGAAAGACAAGCGGCCTCTTTGTGGCGGAAGGCCTTCGCATGTTTAAGGAAATTCCGGCGGACAGGATTGACAGCCTCTTTGTATCGGAAGGGTTTTTAAGGGATGAAGCCCATAAAAAGCTTTTGTCCGGAATGAAATACGAAGTTGTTTCGGAAGATGTGTTTAAGATCATGTCAGATACCCAGACGCCTCAGGGGATTTTAGCCCTTGTCAGACAGTATGACTACAGGGCAGAGGATTTGCTGGCAGCTCCCGGCCCTGCCTTTTTGATGGTTCTGGAAAACATCCAGGATCCGGGCAATCTTGGAACGATTTTAAGGGCAGGAGAAGGAGCCGGGGTCACCGGCGTGCTCATGAGCGATGCCACGGCAGACATTTATAACCCGAAGGTTATCAGGTCCACCATGGGCTCCATCTTCCGCGTTCCCTTTGCATATACGGAAGATCTTCCCGCCTCTTTAAAGGCTTTAAAAGCCGGTGGGATCAGACTGTATGCGGCACATTTAAATGGCAGGAATAATTATGAAAAAGAGGATTATACTGTTGATACAGGGTTTTTAGTGGGAAACGAAGCAAACGGTCTGACAGAGGGGACGGCAGTCCTGGCGGATGCCTATGTGAAGATCCCCATGAAAGGAAAGGTGGAGTCTTTAAACGCGGCAGTGGCGGCTTCTGTGCTGATGTTTGAAGCTGCCAGACAGCGGCGGATATAA
- a CDS encoding NfeD family protein gives MAAVYWLIAFVVLLGIEAMTMALTTIWFAGGALVAFVLALFGINIQVQLAVFVIVSFVLLFFTRPFALKYVNRNTVKTNMDSLIGKSARVTATINNTEGKGAAVLNGQEWTARALEDDRIYPVGTMVEVKEIRGVKLIVSENQEEA, from the coding sequence ATGGCAGCAGTCTATTGGCTTATTGCATTTGTAGTGCTTCTGGGAATTGAAGCTATGACCATGGCTCTGACGACCATATGGTTTGCGGGAGGAGCACTGGTTGCATTTGTGCTGGCACTGTTTGGAATCAATATCCAGGTGCAGCTGGCGGTATTTGTAATTGTATCCTTTGTTCTTTTGTTTTTTACCAGGCCTTTTGCCTTAAAGTATGTAAACCGGAACACGGTAAAAACCAATATGGATAGTCTGATCGGAAAAAGTGCCAGAGTCACGGCCACGATCAACAACACAGAGGGAAAAGGTGCTGCGGTCTTAAACGGCCAGGAATGGACGGCCAGAGCACTGGAAGATGACAGGATATATCCGGTGGGCACTATGGTTGAAGTGAAAGAAATCAGAGGCGTAAAATTAATTGTGAGTGAGAATCAGGAGGAAGCATAG
- a CDS encoding SPFH domain-containing protein, which translates to MGAIGFSAVIIILIVILALLSSCIRIVPQAQALVVERLGAFLETWSVGVHIKMPLLDRVAKRVNLKEQVADFPPQPVITKDNVTMRIDTVVFFQITDPKLYAYGVENPIMAIENLTATTLRNIIGDLELDQTLTSRETINAKMRETLDIATDPWGIKVNRVELKNIMPPAAIQDAMEKQMKAERERREAILRAEGEKKSTVLVAEGKKESAILDAEAEKQAAILRAEAEKEKRIREAEGQAEAILKIQQANADGIRMIKEAGADHSVLVIKSLEAFKAVADGKATKIIIPSEIQSMAGLVSSITEISKNPEE; encoded by the coding sequence ATGGGAGCAATTGGATTTTCAGCGGTCATTATTATATTAATTGTTATTCTGGCATTATTGTCATCTTGTATCAGGATCGTTCCCCAGGCACAGGCCCTGGTTGTAGAGCGTTTGGGAGCGTTTTTGGAAACATGGTCCGTGGGTGTTCATATTAAGATGCCTCTCCTTGACCGGGTGGCTAAAAGAGTCAATTTAAAAGAGCAGGTGGCGGATTTCCCGCCTCAGCCGGTTATCACCAAGGATAACGTTACCATGAGAATCGATACGGTCGTATTTTTCCAGATTACAGACCCGAAGCTTTATGCTTACGGTGTGGAAAATCCCATCATGGCTATTGAGAATCTGACGGCTACGACCCTGCGTAATATCATCGGTGATTTAGAGCTGGATCAGACACTGACCTCAAGAGAGACGATCAACGCGAAGATGAGAGAGACCCTTGATATTGCCACTGACCCGTGGGGAATCAAGGTAAACCGTGTAGAGCTTAAGAACATCATGCCTCCGGCAGCGATTCAGGATGCCATGGAGAAGCAGATGAAGGCAGAGCGTGAGCGCCGTGAAGCCATCTTAAGGGCGGAAGGAGAGAAGAAATCCACCGTTCTTGTGGCAGAAGGAAAGAAAGAATCCGCCATTCTTGACGCGGAAGCTGAAAAGCAGGCGGCAATCCTTCGCGCAGAGGCAGAGAAAGAAAAACGGATCCGTGAGGCAGAAGGCCAGGCGGAAGCAATCTTAAAGATTCAGCAGGCCAATGCGGATGGAATCCGTATGATCAAGGAAGCCGGTGCGGACCATTCGGTTTTAGTTATTAAGAGCCTGGAGGCATTTAAGGCGGTTGCTGACGGCAAGGCGACCAAGATTATTATTCCTTCCGAGATTCAGAGTATGGCCGGGCTGGTTTCTTCCATTACGGAGATCTCCAAGAATCCGGAGGAATAA
- a CDS encoding patatin-like phospholipase family protein, protein MELKLDLNREYGLVLEGGGAKGAYQIGAWKALREAGVKIKGVAGVSVGSLNGALICMDDLERAEKIWKNIEYSRVMAVNDETIKALRERDFKSLNLQELISSGFQILKDGGFDITPLRNLIEEVVGDEEKIRNSDRELYTVTYSVSDRKELAEDIRNSEAGTIKDMLLASAYFLAFKNEKLGGKRYMDGGGVNNVPINVLLDHGYEDIIVLRIYGLGLDKERVTEIPEGIRVYHIAPRQDLGGILEFDKKQARKNMTLGYFDAKRFLYGLCGRIYYIDAPNTEPYYFDKMMSELEFFKIYMQDTLNEEGMAALTGYRAFTERLFPRLAGEFKLKEDWDYKDMYLGLLEDMAKRLKVKRFQIYTVDELMGEIRKKFRSLDKGKPLQQDDKK, encoded by the coding sequence ATGGAACTGAAACTGGATTTAAACAGGGAGTATGGACTGGTGCTGGAAGGCGGAGGTGCCAAGGGGGCTTATCAGATCGGCGCATGGAAGGCTCTAAGAGAGGCTGGGGTAAAGATCAAGGGAGTTGCAGGTGTTTCCGTTGGATCTTTAAACGGGGCTCTCATTTGCATGGATGATCTGGAACGGGCGGAAAAGATATGGAAGAACATTGAGTATTCCCGGGTCATGGCGGTAAACGATGAGACCATAAAGGCGTTAAGGGAAAGGGATTTTAAGTCCTTAAATCTTCAGGAGCTGATAAGCAGCGGATTCCAGATCTTAAAGGATGGAGGGTTTGACATCACTCCTTTAAGAAATCTCATTGAAGAAGTGGTGGGAGATGAGGAAAAGATCAGAAACTCGGACAGAGAGCTTTATACCGTAACCTATTCGGTTTCTGACAGGAAAGAACTGGCTGAGGACATCAGAAACAGCGAAGCAGGAACCATCAAGGATATGCTACTTGCCAGTGCCTATTTTCTGGCTTTTAAAAATGAGAAGCTGGGAGGAAAGCGGTATATGGATGGAGGAGGAGTCAACAATGTTCCCATTAACGTGCTCCTGGATCACGGATATGAAGATATTATTGTGCTCCGCATCTACGGCCTTGGTCTTGATAAAGAGCGGGTCACGGAGATCCCGGAAGGGATCCGGGTTTACCACATCGCTCCAAGGCAGGATCTTGGGGGAATCCTGGAGTTTGATAAAAAACAGGCCAGAAAAAACATGACCTTGGGATATTTTGATGCAAAAAGGTTCTTATATGGCCTTTGCGGGCGTATTTATTATATTGATGCACCTAATACGGAACCTTATTACTTCGATAAAATGATGTCGGAACTTGAGTTTTTTAAAATATATATGCAGGACACATTAAATGAGGAGGGGATGGCGGCTCTGACGGGATACCGGGCATTTACGGAAAGGCTGTTTCCCAGGCTGGCAGGGGAGTTTAAGCTGAAGGAGGACTGGGATTACAAGGATATGTACCTGGGACTTTTGGAGGATATGGCAAAGCGCCTAAAGGTCAAACGCTTTCAAATATACACGGTGGATGAGCTGATGGGAGAGATCAGAAAGAAGTTCCGGTCCCTTGACAAGGGAAAGCCGTTACAGCAGGATGATAAGAAATAA
- the argF gene encoding ornithine carbamoyltransferase — protein sequence MNLKGRNFITLKDYSPEEIGYLLDLAASLKAKKKQGITGTSLKGKNIALIFEKPSTRTRCSFVVAAVDEGAHPEYLGKDDIQLGHKESVEDTARVLGRVFDGIEFRGFKHKTVEDLAKYAGVPVWNGLTDDYHPTQILADLLTMKEHFGYLKGLRFVYAGDGRNNMANSLMIGMSKMGVHFTILAPKSLWPREDLVELCQGYAKESGSTITLTEDTDAVKAADTIYTDVWCSMGEEDKAAQRIALLKPYQVNKELMEKTGKDTTIFMHCLPAVKGNEVTEEVFESGASVVFDEAENRMHTIKAVMVATLGE from the coding sequence ATGAACTTAAAAGGAAGAAATTTTATCACATTAAAGGATTACTCACCGGAAGAAATCGGATACTTGCTGGACTTAGCTGCCAGCTTAAAAGCCAAGAAAAAACAGGGGATCACAGGAACTTCCCTGAAAGGAAAAAATATTGCCCTTATTTTTGAAAAGCCATCCACCCGCACCAGATGTTCCTTTGTGGTTGCTGCAGTGGATGAGGGCGCCCACCCGGAGTATCTGGGTAAAGATGATATCCAGCTGGGACACAAGGAAAGCGTGGAAGATACGGCAAGAGTTTTGGGAAGGGTATTTGACGGGATCGAATTCCGCGGATTCAAGCATAAGACCGTGGAAGACTTGGCAAAATATGCAGGTGTTCCGGTATGGAACGGACTGACCGATGATTATCATCCGACACAGATCCTGGCAGATCTTCTCACCATGAAAGAACATTTCGGTTATCTGAAAGGACTTCGTTTCGTATATGCAGGGGATGGACGCAATAACATGGCCAACAGCCTGATGATCGGAATGAGCAAAATGGGCGTTCATTTTACCATCCTGGCACCTAAGAGCCTGTGGCCCAGGGAGGACCTGGTGGAATTATGCCAGGGTTATGCAAAGGAAAGCGGAAGTACCATCACGCTCACAGAGGATACGGATGCGGTTAAGGCTGCTGATACCATTTACACCGACGTGTGGTGTTCCATGGGAGAAGAGGACAAGGCTGCCCAGCGAATTGCTCTTTTAAAGCCTTATCAGGTAAATAAGGAGCTGATGGAAAAAACAGGTAAAGACACTACCATATTCATGCACTGCCTGCCGGCTGTCAAAGGGAATGAAGTGACAGAGGAGGTTTTTGAATCCGGTGCATCTGTGGTATTTGACGAAGCAGAAAACAGAATGCATACCATTAAGGCGGTAATGGTGGCAACGTTAGGAGAGTAG
- a CDS encoding DUF6637 family protein gives MYIQERGRSLRNASMVVDILHIVVGILIVVLAVISFLSPEDHMLLFPAIFFLAGALNLVNGVYKIRLSGREKKKKAAGMAVLLFGILLTVLTVISAVSVWWG, from the coding sequence ATGTATATACAGGAACGAGGAAGAAGTTTGAGAAATGCTTCCATGGTGGTGGATATCCTCCATATTGTGGTGGGAATCCTGATCGTAGTGCTGGCAGTCATATCATTTTTAAGTCCGGAAGACCATATGCTTTTGTTTCCGGCAATATTTTTCCTGGCCGGCGCGCTTAACCTGGTCAACGGAGTCTATAAAATCAGGCTCAGCGGAAGGGAAAAAAAGAAGAAGGCAGCGGGTATGGCGGTCCTTCTGTTCGGGATCCTTTTAACCGTCCTTACCGTGATCAGTGCGGTGAGCGTCTGGTGGGGGTGA
- a CDS encoding biotin--[acetyl-CoA-carboxylase] ligase codes for MKTEILKLLKESDGYLSGQELCQRFGVSRTAIWKAIRQLEEEGYEIEAVRNKGYHFIGSCDIMTKTEIESCIKGTFGRKVEYHEAIDSTNVRARRLAEEGASSGTLVVSDCQNAGRGRRGRTWVSPSGKNIFMSLILRPDILPSSASMITLVAALAVYDGIKNVTGLAAGIKWPNDIVANGKKLCGILTEMSAELEGIHYVVVGIGINVNMEEFPDEVNRTATSLLLETGGKVGRSRLIAAIMEAFEQYYEEFISQGDLSGLISVYNKHMANAGKEVKVLDKSGDYIGKALGINEKGELLVEVEPGEVRHVISGEVSVRGIYGYV; via the coding sequence TTGAAAACAGAGATCCTGAAGCTGCTTAAAGAAAGCGACGGCTACTTATCCGGGCAGGAGCTGTGCCAACGCTTCGGCGTTTCCAGGACTGCAATCTGGAAAGCCATTCGTCAGCTTGAAGAAGAAGGGTATGAAATTGAGGCGGTTAGAAATAAAGGGTACCATTTCATCGGTTCTTGTGATATAATGACGAAAACAGAGATAGAAAGCTGCATTAAAGGAACATTCGGCAGGAAGGTGGAATACCACGAGGCCATTGATTCCACCAATGTAAGAGCCAGGCGTCTGGCAGAGGAAGGAGCATCCAGTGGAACGTTAGTTGTGTCGGACTGCCAGAATGCAGGCAGGGGCAGAAGAGGGCGTACCTGGGTATCCCCTTCCGGAAAGAATATATTTATGAGCCTGATCTTAAGGCCGGACATTCTTCCTTCCTCGGCTTCCATGATAACGCTGGTGGCGGCCCTGGCGGTTTATGACGGGATAAAGAACGTGACAGGTCTTGCTGCAGGCATCAAGTGGCCTAACGACATTGTGGCAAACGGGAAAAAACTGTGCGGTATTTTGACGGAAATGAGCGCTGAACTGGAAGGGATCCACTATGTGGTAGTAGGGATCGGTATCAATGTCAATATGGAGGAATTTCCTGATGAGGTCAATCGGACGGCTACCTCCCTGCTCCTGGAAACAGGGGGAAAAGTGGGAAGAAGCAGGCTGATTGCCGCTATTATGGAGGCTTTTGAACAATATTATGAAGAATTTATCAGCCAGGGTGATTTATCCGGGCTGATAAGTGTCTATAATAAACATATGGCCAATGCAGGAAAAGAAGTGAAAGTCCTGGATAAGTCAGGTGATTATATTGGCAAGGCTCTGGGAATTAATGAAAAAGGAGAGCTTCTTGTGGAAGTGGAACCGGGAGAGGTAAGACATGTGATTTCTGGAGAGGTATCTGTCCGGGGAATCTATGGATATGTGTGA
- the mutY gene encoding A/G-specific adenine glycosylase, with product MKNHSLYDKLQALEPKEKELDISERLRAMERPLLSWYGEHARALPWRDRPEPYRVWISEIMLQQTRVEAVKPYFEHFMEALPGIRDLAAVSEDRLLKLWEGLGYYSRAKNLKRTAELLVEQYGGELPASYEELKKLPGIGSYTAGAICSIAFGIPVPAVDGNVLRVVSRVTGSREDILKQQVKRRMEEDLRAVMPEGAASAYNQGLIEIGAIVCVPNGQPLCGQCPLASICVARKKGLTGEIPVKTPKKARRAEDKTVMLLWQNGRIAIRKREDTGLLASLYEFPNMEGHLEEAALLTRLGVKTAVITSLPAAKHVFSHVEWHMIGFRVELEERPAGDFLWVTVEDLKKNYSLPGAFKAYTKLIR from the coding sequence ATGAAGAACCATTCGCTTTACGATAAGTTACAGGCTTTAGAGCCAAAGGAAAAAGAACTGGATATAAGTGAGCGCTTAAGAGCCATGGAGCGCCCTCTTTTATCCTGGTACGGAGAGCACGCCAGGGCGTTACCCTGGCGGGACCGTCCGGAACCATACCGGGTGTGGATATCGGAGATCATGCTCCAGCAGACAAGAGTGGAGGCTGTAAAGCCTTATTTTGAGCATTTTATGGAGGCCTTGCCCGGAATCCGGGATCTGGCAGCAGTATCGGAAGACCGGTTGCTCAAACTCTGGGAAGGCCTGGGCTATTACAGCAGGGCAAAAAATTTAAAGAGAACAGCAGAGCTTCTTGTAGAGCAGTACGGCGGAGAGCTTCCGGCGTCCTACGAGGAGCTTAAAAAGCTTCCGGGGATCGGGTCCTATACCGCAGGGGCTATTTGCTCCATAGCCTTTGGAATCCCTGTTCCTGCAGTGGATGGCAATGTGTTACGGGTGGTTTCCAGGGTGACGGGCAGCAGGGAAGATATTTTAAAGCAGCAGGTCAAACGCCGTATGGAAGAAGACTTAAGGGCCGTCATGCCGGAAGGAGCAGCCAGTGCTTATAACCAGGGGCTTATTGAGATCGGAGCGATTGTCTGTGTGCCCAATGGGCAGCCCCTGTGCGGACAATGTCCCCTGGCTTCCATCTGCGTTGCCAGGAAAAAGGGGCTTACCGGTGAGATTCCGGTGAAAACACCTAAAAAGGCCCGCAGGGCAGAGGATAAGACGGTGATGCTTCTGTGGCAGAATGGGCGGATCGCCATTCGTAAGCGGGAAGACACCGGGCTTTTGGCTTCTCTTTACGAGTTCCCCAATATGGAGGGACACTTGGAAGAGGCGGCGCTGCTCACCCGGCTGGGAGTGAAGACAGCTGTAATAACATCCCTTCCTGCCGCAAAGCATGTGTTCAGCCATGTGGAATGGCATATGATAGGATTTCGCGTTGAACTTGAAGAACGGCCGGCCGGAGACTTTTTGTGGGTCACTGTAGAGGACTTAAAGAAAAATTATTCCCTGCCAGGTGCATTTAAAGCGTATACAAAATTGATCAGGTGA
- a CDS encoding diacylglycerol/lipid kinase family protein — protein MKKILFIFNPRSGKAQIRNKLMDILDIFTKAGYELSVHVTQRCGDAMEAAAAYGGSADLVVCSGGDGTLNETISGLMKLDHFPDLGYIPAGSTNDFASSLKISKNMVRAAESAVYGEPFPIDIGCFCEDRHFVYIAAFGAFTEVSYLTPQDKKNVLGHQAYMLEGMKSLASIKSYVMRVECEELTLEGEFIFGMITNTISVGGFKGLVAQDVALDDGEFEVLLIRTPKTPLDLTNIINYMFLKEEPNEYVHKFRTRSLRVLSEEPIDWVLDGEFGGTRREVNIINLKKQIRIMRKVTKKQ, from the coding sequence ATGAAAAAGATTCTTTTTATATTTAATCCCCGTTCAGGGAAAGCTCAGATCAGGAATAAGCTGATGGATATCCTGGATATTTTTACAAAGGCAGGTTATGAACTGTCGGTCCATGTAACCCAGCGGTGCGGCGATGCAATGGAAGCTGCTGCGGCGTATGGAGGCAGCGCTGATCTGGTGGTGTGCAGCGGTGGAGACGGGACCTTAAATGAAACCATAAGCGGTCTTATGAAATTGGACCATTTCCCGGATTTAGGGTATATTCCCGCCGGTTCCACCAATGATTTTGCTTCCAGCTTAAAAATTTCCAAAAATATGGTAAGGGCAGCTGAATCGGCGGTTTACGGCGAACCCTTTCCCATTGATATCGGCTGTTTCTGCGAGGACAGGCATTTTGTATATATTGCAGCTTTCGGAGCTTTTACAGAGGTATCCTATTTAACTCCTCAGGATAAGAAGAATGTTCTGGGGCATCAGGCCTATATGCTGGAAGGCATGAAGAGCCTGGCTTCCATAAAGTCCTACGTGATGCGGGTTGAGTGTGAGGAACTGACTCTGGAAGGTGAGTTTATTTTCGGCATGATAACCAACACCATAAGCGTGGGAGGTTTTAAAGGGCTTGTGGCACAGGATGTAGCTCTTGACGACGGTGAGTTTGAAGTGCTGTTAATCCGAACGCCCAAGACGCCACTGGATCTGACCAACATCATTAACTACATGTTTCTGAAGGAAGAACCTAACGAATACGTCCATAAATTTCGGACAAGGTCTTTGAGAGTTCTCTCGGAAGAGCCTATTGACTGGGTATTAGATGGAGAATTCGGCGGGACCAGGAGGGAAGTTAATATCATAAATTTAAAGAAACAAATCCGGATTATGAGAAAAGTGACGAAAAAACAATAA
- the rpoD gene encoding RNA polymerase sigma factor RpoD yields the protein MEKDNFLDKLGKLVELAKTKHNALDVTEINNFFMGEELTTEQMDQIYTYLENRGVDVIPVIDDSVLTDDALMSDDLLLDDDLDDSFIKDVDEEDIDLDAIDLLEGIGTEDPVRMYLKEIGTVPLLNAEEELRLAKRKADGDDDAKERLIEANLRLVVSIAKRYTGRGMSFLDLVQEGNLGLIKGVEKFDYTKGYKLSTYATWWIRQSVTRALADQARTIRVPVHMVETINKMSKMQRKLTLELGYEPSVIELAEALDMSEDKVMEIMQIAREPASLETPIGEEDDSNLGDFVADNNVVTPEGNVESVMLREHIDALLGDLKERERQVIVLRFGLEDGHPRTLEEVGKEFNVTRERIRQIEAKALRKLRNPVRSKRIRDFL from the coding sequence GTGGAAAAGGATAATTTTTTAGATAAGCTGGGAAAACTTGTCGAACTTGCAAAAACGAAGCACAATGCTTTGGATGTAACGGAGATTAATAACTTCTTTATGGGGGAAGAACTGACAACCGAGCAAATGGATCAGATTTATACGTACCTGGAGAATCGCGGCGTAGACGTGATTCCGGTCATTGATGATTCCGTTTTAACTGATGATGCGCTCATGTCAGACGACCTGCTTTTAGATGATGATCTTGATGACAGCTTTATAAAGGATGTAGATGAGGAAGATATAGATCTTGACGCCATTGACTTATTGGAGGGCATTGGAACGGAAGATCCTGTCCGCATGTACTTAAAGGAAATTGGCACGGTACCACTTTTGAACGCAGAGGAAGAACTGCGCCTTGCTAAGAGAAAAGCGGATGGTGATGATGATGCCAAAGAGCGCTTGATCGAAGCAAATCTGCGCCTTGTAGTCAGCATTGCAAAGCGCTACACAGGCCGCGGCATGAGTTTCCTTGATCTGGTTCAGGAAGGGAATTTAGGCCTTATTAAAGGTGTTGAAAAATTTGATTATACAAAAGGGTATAAATTAAGTACATATGCTACTTGGTGGATACGGCAGTCTGTAACCAGAGCTCTTGCAGATCAGGCCAGAACAATCCGTGTGCCTGTGCATATGGTTGAAACGATTAATAAAATGTCCAAGATGCAGAGAAAACTGACCCTTGAGCTTGGATACGAGCCGTCTGTGATTGAGCTGGCAGAAGCCCTTGACATGTCTGAGGACAAGGTCATGGAAATCATGCAGATAGCCAGAGAACCTGCATCCCTTGAAACGCCCATTGGTGAAGAGGATGATTCCAATTTGGGAGACTTTGTGGCCGATAACAATGTGGTGACTCCGGAAGGCAATGTGGAGTCCGTTATGCTGAGAGAACATATTGATGCTCTGCTTGGAGATTTAAAAGAGAGGGAGCGTCAGGTGATCGTGCTCAGGTTCGGACTGGAGGATGGCCATCCCCGAACACTGGAAGAAGTGGGAAAAGAGTTCAATGTTACCCGTGAGCGTATCAGGCAGATAGAAGCAAAAGCCCTTAGAAAGCTTAGAAATCCTGTCCGCAGCAAACGGATCAGGGATTTCCTATAG
- a CDS encoding epoxyqueuosine reductase QueH, whose protein sequence is MNQRNYQKELDQVIAGLEEEGKVPRLLLHSCCAPCSSYVLEYLSRYFEITVYFYNPNIYPPEEYKRRVKEQERLISSMHFIHPVTMETGAYEPDEFYRMARGLEHEPEGGNRCFKCYELRLQEAAKVAQAGRFDYFTTTLSISPLKNAGKLNEIGEKLAREYRVAYLPSDFKKKNGYKRSVELSGEYGLYRQDYCGCVYSQKERQALSKTS, encoded by the coding sequence ATGAACCAGAGGAATTATCAGAAGGAATTGGATCAGGTCATTGCAGGATTGGAGGAAGAGGGAAAGGTCCCCAGACTGCTTTTGCACAGTTGCTGTGCGCCGTGCAGCAGCTATGTGCTGGAATATTTGTCCCGCTATTTTGAAATAACCGTGTATTTCTATAATCCCAATATATACCCGCCGGAGGAATACAAAAGGCGGGTAAAAGAGCAGGAAAGGCTCATTTCGTCCATGCATTTTATCCATCCCGTTACCATGGAAACAGGGGCCTATGAGCCGGATGAATTTTACCGGATGGCAAGAGGCCTGGAACATGAACCGGAAGGCGGAAACAGGTGCTTTAAATGCTATGAGCTTCGCCTTCAGGAGGCGGCAAAGGTTGCTCAGGCCGGACGTTTTGACTACTTTACTACCACTCTCTCCATAAGCCCTTTAAAGAATGCAGGCAAGCTCAATGAGATCGGAGAGAAGCTGGCCAGGGAGTACCGGGTTGCTTATCTGCCTTCTGATTTTAAGAAAAAGAACGGATATAAGCGGTCTGTAGAGCTTTCTGGAGAGTACGGCCTTTACCGGCAGGATTACTGCGGCTGTGTCTATTCCCAGAAGGAAAGACAGGCTCTTTCCAAGACCTCCTAG
- a CDS encoding HPr family phosphocarrier protein, whose translation MLSKTLTVVNPSGLHLRPAGVLSQTAMKFKSDVIIEHGEKRIVAKSVLNVMAAGIKCGTEIKLICDGEDEAAAMKTMTEAIESGLGEM comes from the coding sequence ATGTTATCAAAAACACTGACCGTAGTAAATCCATCCGGACTTCATTTAAGACCAGCAGGGGTGCTGTCACAAACAGCTATGAAATTTAAATCCGATGTAATCATCGAGCACGGAGAGAAGAGGATCGTGGCTAAAAGCGTGTTAAACGTTATGGCAGCCGGAATTAAGTGCGGAACAGAGATCAAATTGATCTGTGACGGCGAAGATGAGGCAGCTGCAATGAAGACCATGACAGAAGCAATTGAAAGCGGTCTTGGAGAGATGTAA